In Dama dama isolate Ldn47 chromosome 9, ASM3311817v1, whole genome shotgun sequence, the following proteins share a genomic window:
- the PRKCSH gene encoding glucosidase 2 subunit beta has product MLLLLLLLPMCWAVEVKRPRGVSLTNHHFYDESKPFTCLDGSASIPFDQVNDDYCDCKDGSDEPGTAACPNGSFHCTNTGYKPLYISSRWVNDGVCDCCDGTDEYNSGIVCENTCKEKGRKERETLQQMAEVTREGFRLKKILIEDWKKAREEKQKKLIELQAGKKSLEDQVEMLRTLKEEAEKPEKEAKDQHRKLWEEQQATSKEQRERELAASAFQELDDDMDGAVSVAELQTHPELDTDGDGALSEGEAQTLLGGDAQMDAAFFYDRIWATIRDKYRSEVLPTEYPPSPPAPDVVEPKEEQPPMPSPPTEEEDEAEEDEETEEEEEDEDEDSQGEQSKDTPPPVPAPQTASPTEEDRMPPYDEQTQAFINAAQEARNKFEEAERSLKDMEESIRNLEQEISFDFGPNGEFAYLYSQCYELTTNEYIYRLCPFKLVSQKPKLGGSPTSLGTWGSWAGPDHDKFSAMKYEQGTGCWQGPNRSTTVRLLCGKETVVTSTTEPSRCEYLMELMTPAACPEPPPEYPVEGDHDEL; this is encoded by the exons ATgttactactgctgctgctgctgccgatGTGTTGGGCCGTGGAGGTCAAGCGACCCCGCGGCGTCTCCCTCACCA acCATCACTTCTACGACGAGTCAAAGCCTTTCACTTGCCTGGATGGCTCTGCCAGTATCCCCTTTGATCAGGTCAATGACGACTACTGTGACTGCAAAGATGGCTCAGATGAACCAG GCACAGCTGCCTGTCCCAATGGCAGCTTCCACTGCACCAACACAGGCTACAAGCCCCTGTACATCTCCTCCAGATGGGTCAACGATGGAGTGTGTG ACTGCTGTGATGGGACCGACGAATACAACAGCGGGATCGTCTGTGAGAATACCTGCAA AGAGAAGGGCCGCAAGGAGAGAGAGACACTGCAGCAGATGGCAGAGGTGACCCGCGAGGGCTTCCGTCTGAAGAAGATCCTGATTGAGGACTGGAAGAAGGCCcgggaggagaagcag AAAAAGCTCATTGAGCTGCAGGCTGGAAAGAAGTCACTGGAGGACCAGGTGGAGATGCTGCGGACACTGAAGGAGGAAGCCGAGAAGCCAGAGAAGGAGGCCAAAGACCAGCACCGTAAGCTGTGGGAAG AGCAGCAGgccacctccaaggagcagcgGGAGCGGGAGCTGGCAGCCAGCGCCTTCCAGGAGCTGGACGATGACATGGACGGGGC GGTCTCTGTGGCTGAGCTGCAGACCCACCCGGAGCTGGACACGGATGGGGACGGGGCATTATCAGAAGGCGAAGCCCAG ACCCTCCTTGGGGGAGACGCGCAGATGGATGCTGCTTTCTTCTATGACCGCATCTGGGCCACCATCAGGGACAAGTACCGGTCCGAG GTGCTGCCCACTGAGTACCCACCATCGCCTCCTGCACCCGATGTGGTGGAACCCAAGGAGGAGCAGCCCCCCATGCCCTCGCCACCCACAGAGGAGGAGGACGAGGCCGAGGAGGACGAGGagacggaggaggaggaggaggacgaggaCGAGGATTCCCAGGGGGAGCAGTCCAAG gacaccccacccccagtcccagcCCCCCAGACAGCCAGCCCCACCGAGGAGGACAGAATGCCGCCGTATGATGAGCAGACGCAGGCCTTCATCAACG CCGCCCAGGAGGCCCGCAACAAGTTTGAAGAGGCCGAGCGGTCCCTGAAGGACATGGAAGAATCCATCAG GAACCTGGAACAGGAGATTTCATTTGATTTTGGCCCCAACGGCGAGTTCGCTTACCTCTACAGCCAGTGCTATGAGCTCACCACCAATGA GTACATCTACAGACTCTGCCCCTTCAAGCTTGTCTCGCAGAAACCCAAACTCGGTGGCTCCCCCACCAGCCTTGG CACCTGGGGCTCATGGGCTGGCCCCGACCACGACAAGTTCAGCGCCATGAAGTATGAGCAGGGCACGGGCTGCTGGCAGGGCCCCAATCGCTCCACTACC GTACGCCTGCTGTGCGGGAAGGAGACGGTGGTGACCAGCACCACGGAGCCCAGCCGCTGCGAGTACCTCATGGAGCTGATGACGCCGGCTGCCTGCCCAGAGCCCCCGCCTGAGTACCCCGTGGAGGGTGACCACGACGAGCTctag
- the ELAVL3 gene encoding ELAV-like protein 3, translated as MVTQILGAMESQVAGGPAGPALPNGPLLGTNGATDDSKTNLIVNYLPQNMTQDEFKSLFGSIGDIESCKLVRDKITGQSLGYGFVNYSDPNDADKAINTLNGLKLQTKTIKVSYARPSSASIRDANLYVSGLPKTMSQKEMEQLFSQYGRIITSRILVDQVTGVSRGVGFIRFDKRIEAEEAIKGLNGQKPLGAAEPITVKFANNPSQKTGQALLTHLYQSSARRYAGPLHHQTQRFRLDNLLNMAYGVKRFSPIAIDGMSGLAGVGLSGGAAGAGWCIFVYNLSPEADESVLWQLFGPFGAVTNVKVIRDFTTNKCKGFGFVTMTNYDEAAMAIASLNGYRLGERVLQVSFKTSKQHKA; from the exons CAGATACTCGGCGCCATGGAGTCTCAGGTGGCAGGGGGCCCGGCCGGCCCGGCCCTGCCCAACGGGCCACTCCTTGGTACAAACGGAGCCACTGATGACAGCAAGACCAACCTCATTGTCAACTACTTGCCCCAGAATATGACCCAGGATGAGTTCAAGAGTCTCTTCGGCAGCATTGGTGACATCGAGTCCTGCAAGTTGGTTCGGGACAAGATCACAG GGCAGAGCCTCGGCTACGGGTTTGTGAACTACTCTGACCCCAACGATGCAGACAAAGCCATCAACACCCTCAACGGCCTCAAACTGCAGACGAAGACCATCAAG GTATCCTATGCCAGACCCAGCTCTGCCTCTATCCGAGATGCGAACCTGTACGTCAGCGGGCTCCCCAAGACCATGAGCCAGAAAGAGATGGAGCAGCTCTTCTCCCAGTACGGCCGCATCATCACTTCTCGCATCCTGGTGGACCAGGTCACAG GCGTCTCTCGGGGAGTGGGATTCATCCGCTTTGACAAGAGGATCGAAGCCGAGGAGGCCATCAAAGGACTGAACGGGCAGAAGCCGCTGGGTGCGGCCGAGCCCATCACGGTCAAGTTTGCCAACAACCCGAGTCAGAAGACGGGCCAGGCCCTGCTCACCCACCTCTACCAGTCGTCAGCCCGGCGCTACGCAGGCCCCCTGCACCATCAGACACAGCGCTTCCG GCTGGACAATTTGCTCAATATGGCCTACGGAGTCAAGAG GTTCTCACCCATCGCCATCGATGGCATGAGCGGCCTTGCGGGCGTGGGCCTGTCGGGGGGTGCAGCAGGCGCCGGCTGGTGCATCTTCGTGTACAACCTGTCTCCGGAAGCGGACGAGAGCGTTCTGTGGCAGCTGTTCGGGCCCTTCGGGGCGGTCACCAACGTCAAGGTCATCCGTGACTTCACCACCAACAAGTGCAAGGGCTTTGGCTTCGTCACCATGACCAACTACGACGAGGCGGCCATGGCCATCGCCAGCCTCAATGGCTACCGCCTGGGCGAGCGCGTGCTGCAGGTGTCCTTCAAGACCAGCAAACAGCACAAGGCCTGA